One region of Mugil cephalus isolate CIBA_MC_2020 chromosome 17, CIBA_Mcephalus_1.1, whole genome shotgun sequence genomic DNA includes:
- the LOC125023900 gene encoding adhesion G-protein coupled receptor G5-like encodes MMLPLDVNHRQRVFVVKILLCWMFSRIHTCMDSGNNNPKNTLFVSTNNTLTHFPSEKIYLLEEGLQLCFTTMSTNRSQAGCCSSFNCKFEGHLEGDNYSLILNSSTLETQDIVLMRALNLSCMPSTLYYKSGVSYGPPRNQSSFLLNIHNCLNNGIRNTRLSAGLCNKHKCSNIQGNSKTYKVTGVPGNVTCEAFEPEKPTKIPPQLPSLNVCAPVNSNKPEIAANIMKNLSLLLNQLGNHSTATVTMGDIKGVITKLPRKNYTNLKYGILTNGDVKVVNISSDTATNYSVTVQIPTEASEMAVKANSSFAGVMFFPQILSTETSLDFYREVVGIEMEAEIFNLSQNIEIHYSNVDTSGRVATCRSWNGTEEGDWITDGCEKVETNDTITCHCSHLTFFAILLSPPPRNISASDFQSLTYITSIGCGLSLFFLIVALFMHCVLGKGKSQTSQVLINLFVAMSALNLSFLTNESISNLNISGACVAIAAVMHYSLLATFTWFLMQALHLVFNLHRIPTEIKHYLMKICIAGWVTPALVVIILLSLKKYGPLAISTDDGITRTMCWIPDAEIHQGVNIGYYAIVFVFTLSIFVVIIWQFFYYKSNNQNAEGKSSTKSNAFFILSLVFLLGITWAFAFFSYGPITLASYYIFTILNSFQGFLLFIYFYKSTKPVQQESNEESASSATTSSSVIKSPYG; translated from the exons ATGATGTTACCATTGGATGTAAATCACCGTCAGCGGGTGTTTGTGGTGAAGATTCTGCTTTGCTGGATGTTCTCCAGGATTCACACGTGCATGGACTCAG GGAACAACAACCCCAAAAATACACTCTTCGTCAGTACCAATAATACCTTAACACATTTTCCATCAG AGAAGATTTATCTTTTGGAGGAAGGATTACAACTCTGTTTCACCACCATGTCCACCAACAGAAGTCAAGCAG GCTGTTGTTCAAGCTTTAACTGCAAATTTGAAGGGCATCTTGAAGGAGACAATTACAGCCTGATCCTGAACTCCAGCACTCTAGAGACGCAAGACATCGTATTGATGAGAGCACTAAATCTCTCGTGTATGCCGTCAACTTTGTACTACAAATCAGGCGTCAGTTATGGGCCTCCCAGAAACCAAAGCA GTTTCCTTCTAAACATCCACAACTGCTTAAACAACG GCATAAGGAACACCAGGCTGAGTGCAGGCCTCtgtaataaacacaaatgtagcAACATCCAAg GAAATTCCAAAACGTACAAGGTCACGGGTGTTCCTGGTAACGTGACATGTGAGGCATTTGAGCCAGAAAAACCAACTAAAATCCCACCTCAACTCCCATCCTTAAATGTTTGCGCCCCGGTGAACAGCAACAAGCCAGAAATAGCAGC AAACATCATGAAAAATCTTTCCTTGTTGCTGAACCAGCTGGGCAACCACAGCACGGCTACGGTCACCATGGGCGATATCAAAGGAGTGATCACGAAACTTCCGCGGAAAAATTACACTAATTTAAAATATGGCATTTTGACAAACGGCGACGTAAAG gttgtCAACATCAGCAGTGACACAGCGACAAACTACTCTGTCACTGTGCAAATCCCTACAGAAGCCAGTGAGATGGCAGTGAAGGCAAACAGCTCATTTGCTGGAGTTATGTTTTTTCCACAAATTCTTTCG ACAGAAACCAGCCTTGATTTCTATAGAGAAGTAGTGGGAATTGAAATGGAAGCAGAAATATTCAATCTCTCGCAGAATATAGAGATCCATTACAGCAATGTGGACACG AGTGGGAGAGTTGCTACGTGCAGGTCATGGAACGGCACTgaag AGGGTGACTGGATCACAGACGGCTGCGAGAAAGTTGAGACCAACGACACCATTACCTGCCACTGCTCTCATCTAACATTTTTTGCCATACTCCTG TCGCCTCCACCCAGAAACATATCCGCCTCCGATTTTCAATCTCTCACCTACATCACATCGATCGGCTGTGGcctgtcattgtttttcttGATAGTGGCTCTCTTCATGCACTGCGTCCTCGG CAAAGGGAAGAGTCAAACTTCTCAGGTCCTGATCAACCTCTTCGTTGCCATGTCCGCCCTCAACTTGTCCTTCTTGACTAATGAGAGTATCTCCAACCTGAACATCTCTGGTGCGTGTGTGGCGATAGCAGCAGTCATGCACTACAGCCTGTTGGCCACTTTTACCTGGTTTCTCATGCAGGCTTTGCACTTAGTCTTCAATCTACACAGAATCCCTACTGAAATCAAACATTACCTAATGAAGATCTGCATCGCAGGATGGG TCACACCAGCTCTGGTGGTGATCATTCTTctttccttaaaaaaatacGGTCCCTTGGCCATTTCCACAGATGATGGAATCACAAGAACAAT gtGCTGGATTCCTGATGCTGAAATCCACCAGGGGGTGAACATTGGTTACTATGCTATAGTGTTTGTGTTCACTCTGAGCATATTTGTCGTAATTATCTggcaatttttttattataagtCTAATAATCAGAACGCTGAGGGCAAAAGCTCCACCAAGTCAAACGCTTTCTTCATTCTGAGCCTGGTGTTCCTCCTGGGCATTACATGGGCCTTCGCTTTTTTCAGCTACGGACCAATTACCCTCGCCTCCTACTATATCTTCACCATCCTCAACTCTTTTCAAG GTTTCCTCCTGTTCATATACTTCTACAAGTCCACCAAGCCTGTCCAGCAAGAGAGTAACGAGGAGAGCGCCAGCAGCGCAACCACATCAAGCTCGGTTATAAAATCTCCTTATGGATAA